The following nucleotide sequence is from Candidatus Micrarchaeota archaeon.
ATCAACAGGCCACTGCTTCCGAACCTGAAGAATAATTTTTTCGGGATCTCACACCGCTCTCACAAGAACCTTTTTTCTTGCTGCATTTTTAACATGTTCATAATCCTTGAAATGCGAATATGCAACAACGTAAACCGTGTATTCGCCCGGCGGGGTGAGCGTTGACCCGTAAATCTTGAAATTTACTTCTTTTTCTTCACCGGGTTTGAGCACACCCAGTCTCTCTTCACCGCGTTTCTGAATGAGTGTGGAATTTACACCTAACTGTTTAGGACAGACAACTATCACCGAAGTTAAATGTTCCTCATCACTGACGTTTTTTATCCATACATGAAGTGTTATACTGTCGTTTTTTCTTGCGACCAGCCGAAACGGTTCCAACCTTGTAACTATCTGGAATAGACCGTGACCCTTCTCTTCCTTACCGCCGAACATCTCCCTAAGTTTATCGATAAAACCCATCTTCCTCACCTCTTCTTCCGTGTTGTTTTCTTTATCTTCCTCCTCGTTTTCCGTTTCGTCTTGGTTCTCTTCTTTTCTGTCTGTCTAACTCCCTCCCCTACGGATTCAATTTTTACGTGTTCTGTAAACTCCTTCCTGGACACGGGCACGGGCATTTCTCTACGATAGATGAGATAGAATGCATACCCTATATCGCTATCCCTAAGGCTTGCATAATGCTTGTAAAGATCCGTGCATACGATACAGTGTAAAAGAAAGTTGCTGTCTCAACAGAGTAGGCAACAAAGAACAACAACAATCCTGTCCACACTATCATCCCCTTTTTCATGATTTTAGTAGTGGTGTAGTAGGAGAAGAGGGTGGTGGAATGTTTTATCTTGTTCCATTTCATGTAGAAATATCCGAATATGACCAACGCTAAACCTACCACAGATAGTTTGAACACAGATGTCCATAGATAAACGTACTCAGGTTCTAACTCCAGCATTCTTTCCACCTGATTAAAAATAGGATAGATAACTATAAAAATCCTATCGCATTATTCTCTCACATGTGCATCCTTTCCATGGAAGGTAATCGGGCGGTTATGGATTGTTTGAGGTGCGGTCTGGGCCTCGGCTCAGGCAAGTGCATAAACAGTCATCTCAAGGCATTGGCAGGTTCCGACCGTTTACCGATCACATGCAGATATGAGGAAGAGGTCGTTGTAGAACTCGATGAAGAACGTACCAAGATTCTTTCCGAATACATCAAAGTGGTACAGGAGATAGATAGGATTGCGGTGGACCCGAAGATATACGGTATGAAAGAGGATGACAACTACTACAACCGGCGCGAACTTTTAAAACAGGTTCTCGAGGAAGTCTATATGGGACCGCAGATGGCGGTCCGCACCCTGGAATCCTATGAAGAACCGTATCCTACACGTAGCATGTTTTACGAAGGTTACGCATTGTTCAAAGAAACGGTGAAAAAGATTACCGAAATGTTGAAGAACACGGAACTGTACAGATTATGCGAGGAACACGGCGACCTTCAACATGCGTTTCTCCATGTGCTGAACATGTCTGGGTTTGAATTGATATCGTCTCTCCAGCTCCCGCTCCCGAAGGGTGCCAAGCTTAAGCATAAATACGATCTGACTAAAACGTTAACCGTTGAGATATACGAGATACCTCACAAAGAGGAACTGTTATACCGGCAGAAGAATAGGGTGATAGAAAACCTCCCCGAAAACCTTCTGAACCTGCTAAAACAGATCATCAAGAAGAATATGCGGAAATCCTTCTCGGGTACGGACATCAGAACTATTTATCAAGAAGTAGAAAGAAACATCCGCGGTCAAATACTCGATGAGGCTATGCTCCAGAACATTACAGTATCCAACGAGCAGGCTAACGAGATGGCACGCGAAGCAGCTTCCTGGGTCATAGGATTAGGTGCACCTATCGAAAACATCGCTCTCGATAAAAATGTCAGCGACATATACATAGATAGTCAAAATGCACCCATATACATTGAACATGCGGAGTACGGCATCTGTCACACACCGTGGCGGTACAACAAGGAGATGATGGAAAGGATGTTCACCAACATCATGATCCAGAGCGGTGAAACCCGCAAGTTCGATGAACGTAACCCTGTCGTCGATGTTTTTGTGCCGAGATTGAACATGAGATGTCATCTCCAACGTCCGCCGGCAACGTTCAACGACCTCCAAGCAGCACTACGTATCATGCGTACCGAACCGTTCACGTATCCCCTCTATCTCAAGTATAAATCGATGTCACCGTTCTTCGCCGGATACGACGATTTAATGGTCAGTTTAGGGTCCAGCGAGGCAGTGCTGGGTCTGAAAGGGTCCGGTAAGACGTCTCTCGTCGGTGCAAAGATTGCGGCGATCGGTACATCGCGCCGTATCCTGCCAATACAGGATATCGAAGAGATCCCTGTGAAGGCTTACAGAAAACGAGGGTTTCATATAGGGTCTGTAAGGGTACAATCCTCAGAGAAGGAACGTGAGGGGTCGAACGAATTGGACCTGGTCACCATGGCCAACGTGTCGTTGAGGTTAGGGGATGCGTGCGTGATCATCAATGAGATACGGTCGCGGGTGGCTATACAGGGTGTTATCAACCTTCTCAACACACAACCAGGAGTGTTTTTGCTCTACAACTTCCACGCCGAATCCCTCCGGGATGTACAGGATAGGTTGGAATTGGTGTTCGGTATACCGTCCGCGGCGATGTTCAGTACCGACCGTTACACTGTGTTGTACAAGGTACGGTTCGGCAGAAAGGGTAAGGTTTACCGTGTGATCGGTAAGCAGTACGAGACGGATATGGATGGACATAAGTTCGTTGAGGTGTTTACTTTTAAACGCGGTAGGTCTATAGAGGATAGTCAGTACGTATGTCATTTCTTGGCCAACCCAGAGGCAAGCGCCCAGTCACTCGAAGGTGTTGATCTGGTGAAACTGTTCAAGAACCTTCAGTTTGTGTTCATCCCGCCGGTACTTAAAAAGAGGGCGGAACAGATAGGTCTCACTCCGAAGCAGTGTATAATGCAGGCGTTCTTCAAAGGTAAAGTGTACGATGATATCTATCGAAAAAGTATCGAACTCAACGACCCATATCTTCTCGAACTCGACTTCGTACTCAAATGTAATACTGAGGCAAACCTTCTGTTGAAGCAGATGGAAGATGAAAACGGTAACGTGGACTACGGCAAGTTGATACCTATCTGGAATGAACGGTTTGCACAGCTTGTAGAAGAAGACCGACGTGCACGGTTGGGCACTACAAAGTGATGGAAAAACGGATAGTTTTAAATCTCCGGACATCTACTTTTTATTCTGATGTCGATAGCCGATAAGATCAGAGAATTGGAAGAGGAGATTGCGCGTACTCAATACAACAAGGCTACCGAACACCATATAGGATTGTTAAAAGCGAGGATAGCAAGATTACGGAGAGAACTGGCCAAACGTTCTAAATCTAAAGGTGAAGGGTTCGAAGTTAAGAAAGGAGGAGATTCAACGGTAGTAATGGTAGGGTTTCCCTCTGTAGGTAAATCCTCTCTGTTACGCGCGTTAACGGGTAAGGAAACTGAGATAGGAGAGTTCGCTTTTACAACGCTCAACTGTGTGCCTGGGATGATGGTGTATAAAGGCGCACATATTCAGATCCTGGACCTCCCGGGTATATTGAAGGGCGCATCGCAAGGGATAGGTAGGGGTAGAGAGGTGTTGTCTGTAGCCCGTCATGCAGATTTGATAATGATCGTTCTGGACGTCTACAACCCGCACAGAGAAGTCATAGTTCGCGAACTGTTCAACATCGGTATACGGTTGGACAGGTCACCTCCCGATGTGACGATTACCAAGAAACATCGCGGCGGTTTATCCATCAAATCCACTGTCGAACTCACAAAGATCGATGAAAAGACGGTTAGAGATGTGGTCTTTGAGTACGGTATCCATAACGGTGAGATAGTCATACGTCAGGATATTGATGTTGACGAACTTATCGATGCGTTAACAGGCAACCGCGTGTATGTGCCCAGTTTAACAGTGGTTAATAAAGTGGACCTCGTCACTGAAGATTATCTTAAAAATTTGAACTTTGATTTCATACCTGTTTCTGCAGAAACAGGACTGAACATAGGTCTACTTAAGGAGGAGATATATTCACGTTTATCGCTCATCAGGGTGTTTACCAAACGTAGGGGCGAGGAACCGGATTTTGAGAACCCGATGATACTGCGTGACGGTTCCACAGTGAGGGATGCGTGCCTCCGGTTGCATAAAGATATGGTTAGAGAGTTCAGGTATGCTCAGGTATGGGGACCCAGTGCCAGGCATCCGGGTCAACGTGTCGGATTGGACCATGTTCTCAAAGACGGTGACATAGTGATGATAATCACGAAAACGGGAAACATTTAAAATTTGCAGTACTAAGAATTATCATGTTGAGGACTGAAGAAGAGATCGAACGGATAAAGGAATGGTGCAGACGTATTAAGAAAGAACGCGGTCGAACATATATCATAGAACGGAATCCGTTCAAGGACGAGATAGATTGGATGCGTAACAAGGTTTACATCGAGATAGACCGTCCTTTGCATATGGCTCACAAGGAGTCGTTGGTCTACGATTCCACTACTGATACATTGTGGGAATATATGAACGGTAATTGGCGTCGTGTCGAACCTACTGCTTACTGACGGAGGTGGATGGTATGGGGAGTATGAAGTACAAAGATGTTAAGATAGAATTGTTCGGGCATGCGAGCGTAATGCTGGAATGGAACGGGTTGACCGTGTACATCGACCCTTATGTATTACCCGAAAACCCGAAAAAGGCGGACATCGTCTTGTTCACGCATGACCATTACGACCATTGCGTTGACCCGGAGAAACTGCTTAAGGAAGATACAGAGACGATCTCCGTGGCGTGCAGGTTCGCCAAACGTAGGGTCAACATCGGCGATGAAATCGAGGTCAAGGGGGTTAAGATAAAAGCAGTCCCCGCCTACAACATAGACAAACCGTTCCATCCTAAGGGTAAGGGTGCAGGTTACATAATCACTATGGATGATGTCTCCGTTTACCATGCCGGAGATACTGACGCAATACCTGAGATGAAGGATTACAGATGCGATGTTGCACTCGTACCTATCGGCGGCAAATATACTATGGATGTAGAGGAGGCCGTAAAAGCGATCTCGATGATCAAACCGAAGATAGCCGTTCCTATGCATTATAACACGTTCGAAGGGATAGAGGCGAGCCCTTCAACATTCAAGGAGAAAGTCGAATCCCTGGGTGTAACCTGTATGGTTCTTTACTGAACCTCACTTTTTCTTCCTTTTACTTTTTCGCTTTCTTTTTGATGGTTTTATTTTTTGATGTTTTGCTTCCGCTTTCTTCTTCACACGTACTTTTTTCGCTTTTCCTTTGCCTATCCTTTTGGTCCTACGTTTTTCGGACGCTTTTGCTTCCGTTTTCCTTTTTGTAACATGTTTCTTTACTTTCCTCACTTTCCTTCTAACGGTTTTCTTTACCTGTGGGTGTAACCTTTCGTATTCTTCAACGTACCCTATCATCAGTAAAGGCAGAGAGAAGAGAGGTATCAACACGATGTTCAGCACGGGTATCAGTGAGGTTGTTACAAAGAGTAGCATCAATCCAGCAAACCGAAACGGTTCATGGATAACATCTGCCAGGAAAGAGAAGGAATAGAACGGGGATATATGGTTTATCGAGATCGGGACAAGGGCGTACGCTACCGTGATGAGCAAAAGTACGGTTATGACATATCCTCCTACGATAAACGCGTAGAACACTGCATTGTGACCGAACAGGATAGGGTCGGCGTTTCTGTCGAACTGCATCCCAACATATATACTCAACGGTATACCCAGTGTTATCAGTAGAAGCGTTAACATGACAGGAAAAGGTTTTGTTGTGTACGAATACGCCAGCTCGGTGTACTTGAACAACCCGTTTTCCGACCCATGGATTACGTTGTGCAACGATTTTATGTAGGCGCATGCAAACATCCCTGAGAGAAACAGTAGGATGATCAGCATGGTCAGGAACGCAACCCCCAATACGTACAATGAGGTGGTTGGGTCTATTCCGAGAACGGTTCTTACGAAAAATGTTATCAGAGGTATATTTAACACGGCTCCGACGGATAGACCTGTGAAAAACAATAGCAACACAGTTGCCGATAGAACATCCCTCGGTTTGGAAAGATAGACGTTCAAGGATTCGCTCAGTAACCCTTTAACCATCGATTAACCATCCACCTTAATTTTTAAATAGTTAACATTCTCAAATTTTAACGTGATACATATGAAAAGGTGGATGGTCGCTCTTCCGGTTCTGTTATTCCTTATTTTGGGTGTAGTGATATACGCCGAGGAGATCTATCCCGGTGATATATATTCGCTTCCCGGTGGAGAACAACAAAACTCTGGGGTAACGGGTCCTGTGACCGGTAACGTCTCAGAAACCGATAACATGACTACTGAGATTCCCGTCCTACCCACACAGATCAGAAGGTTCTGGAAATCGTCCGCCTGGGAACACAAGAACCCTTACATGAACATGAAAGAGGATGCGTGCACCCGACAGTACAACTATATCCTTCAGGAGAACATGTATCAGATAGGGAACGTGGACAGTTCATGGATAATCTCTCCGTCCGACCCTTTGATCACAGAGTTTGACAGTAATGCACATACCAACGTTGCAGACCTGATCCGCGAGGCGCGCGAATACGCTGATGCGGCAAAAAGTCATGCTGACAACGCAACAGAAATCTTCGATAGACGAACAGGGTTTTCTAAGAAGACAATTAAGAAAATTGCTGCAGGTGCCGTGTGCGGGGCTGTAGGTGCTGGAGCAGCTCTCGCTACCGGTGGAATAGGAGGCATTGTGGGAGGGGCCTGCGTCCTGGCAGCGGATGCTACTATTAAAGATATTTCCTGTAGCGTTTCTACGATTGCCACTGCCGAATGCGAATATTGTCACGAAACCGATGAAGGTACGGAATGTTACGATGTCATCGAAAAAATCAATGTGGATTTTTATACTCGTTTGCCTTCCAACTGCGACCTTCGGGAGATTGAGAGTACAGAAACGTGTAGCGACGGTATATCAACATCAGGTTGGAATATCTACGATGCATGCGCGGTAAAGGAATACTGCGACGGCGACCTGGCATGGTATATTACTGTCGGAAGTGTCTGGGGACAGGTTACATCAGCAGTTTCGGGTCTTTTCGGCGGAGAAAGGAGGAGTTGTAGACTTCATGAGTACTCATCGCATTGGAAAGCTGCAATGTCCAATGCTGCGTCAGCGTTGGAAAAGGCAGCCGAGGCGAACCGTATCGTACTCAACAGGATCCAGAAGAAGATCGATAACCTTGACCAGATGGGTGCGGATTACGAGACCTATTACGGCGGTGCACGTGCCGCTTGGGATAACGCATCGCTCATAGCGAGCGTCGTGATAAACCAGAACAAGTCGGGGTTCAACCCGAGACTGACCAGTTATTCTTCAGCGTATTCGGATGCTTATTACATCATGACCCGTATGTATGAGGAGTCAGTTACGGCACCTTACGGACCTTTCTTCTACATATCAAACATGTATCCTACGGAGATCCAAAGGTTGGCAGGAATTTACACAGCCGATGAAACTAACAACTCTTTAGTAGAGGGTATAAAACTGTACAACATACTCGTTAAAGCAGAAGAGACCATGCGTCAGGAGTACGAAGATGCATCCTACAACGCATCGACGGCAATATCCGAGTTGAAGGATTCGGTTAAACAACTCGAAGAGGAAAAACTTGACCTTATGAAGGAGAATCCGCCGACGGGCATGTTGAGCGGGTACAGCGGCGGGTTGTCCGAGGAAACGACAACGGTTTCATTAGAAGGAGGTAGCGTGAACGAGAAATACGAAAATCTTAAGGCCGAGGTTAAGAACATCGATAAACTTTATGATAGTGCCCAGCATCTCAGCGAGAACAAAGGCGTTGATGATTATCTTGCAAAGGCGATGGAACAGATGAACAATGTGACCGAGCAGGCAACCGCATACCGTCTTTCAGCAGAAGGGCTTCTCGAAAAGGCCAAAGGTTACAGGAATGCTGCGCAGACGGCGGCGCGCAACAAGATCAGCGAATGCGAATCTCTGATCAAGAGTGCTGAGGACACTGTGCGCGCCGCCTACGCAGCACAGTACCTGAACAGCGCGAAAGAGCATTATCCTTCGGATGCAACGACCATAGGTGAACAATACGTGGATTATCTCGCCGCCTATAAAGATGCGGAGGTCTGCGTGGAAGTTATGCAGGGTAAGGAGAACATATCGATCGTTTCGTTGGATGAGCTGCTCAACAGGTATTTGACTGTAATAAACTGTGTTGAACAGGCAGGTTATCCGGACATAGCGGCACAGCACAGAACACTGTACAACTACTACAGAAACCTGAACCTGACCGACAGGGATGTTGCCGTGACCGGTTTAGAGGATGAGATAAACAGTCAGATCCGATCCCTCTACTCGATGATGGAGAACGAGTTCTCCGATATATACATGTTGCGCGCGCAGATCTCGGAGATGTTGAACGGTATGCGCGGGTACGGGATAAACGTATTGAGTTATCAGCAACGGTTCGATTCCTACAATACGTATTTTGACGGTGATAAACTCAACATGGAGAGAGCGATATGCTCTTTGGGAGAGATACGTAATGGATACAACGACCTGTTGATGAGTTTACGTTCGGACGCGCCCGGTATATTGTCCGGTATAATGGGTTCGGAATATCAGGTGTCTGCGTCTTTCGATGAAACACCGCAGATCGATAAAGAGGTGGGTGTCGATATCACGGTGATGCTCTCAAATCCGACAGGTATAGGGTCTGACCAACAGGTCGTTGTCACGATACCGTTCCAGTACCAGGTGTTCAAATCCGATGGTCAGGACCTGCCCAGCGAGGTAAAAGATGTTGTCAGCGACGGTTCAACGTTGACGATAACCTTCTACAAGGTTGACCCGCAGACCGAGTACACGCTTAACTTCCATGTAGAAGGCACATTCTTCAGGTCTTCTTACCGTGAGGACTATGTCACATATTCGGATGAGTTGCGTACTGATCACGAGGT
It contains:
- the tadA gene encoding Flp pilus assembly complex ATPase component TadA translates to MCILSMEGNRAVMDCLRCGLGLGSGKCINSHLKALAGSDRLPITCRYEEEVVVELDEERTKILSEYIKVVQEIDRIAVDPKIYGMKEDDNYYNRRELLKQVLEEVYMGPQMAVRTLESYEEPYPTRSMFYEGYALFKETVKKITEMLKNTELYRLCEEHGDLQHAFLHVLNMSGFELISSLQLPLPKGAKLKHKYDLTKTLTVEIYEIPHKEELLYRQKNRVIENLPENLLNLLKQIIKKNMRKSFSGTDIRTIYQEVERNIRGQILDEAMLQNITVSNEQANEMAREAASWVIGLGAPIENIALDKNVSDIYIDSQNAPIYIEHAEYGICHTPWRYNKEMMERMFTNIMIQSGETRKFDERNPVVDVFVPRLNMRCHLQRPPATFNDLQAALRIMRTEPFTYPLYLKYKSMSPFFAGYDDLMVSLGSSEAVLGLKGSGKTSLVGAKIAAIGTSRRILPIQDIEEIPVKAYRKRGFHIGSVRVQSSEKEREGSNELDLVTMANVSLRLGDACVIINEIRSRVAIQGVINLLNTQPGVFLLYNFHAESLRDVQDRLELVFGIPSAAMFSTDRYTVLYKVRFGRKGKVYRVIGKQYETDMDGHKFVEVFTFKRGRSIEDSQYVCHFLANPEASAQSLEGVDLVKLFKNLQFVFIPPVLKKRAEQIGLTPKQCIMQAFFKGKVYDDIYRKSIELNDPYLLELDFVLKCNTEANLLLKQMEDENGNVDYGKLIPIWNERFAQLVEEDRRARLGTTK
- a CDS encoding GTP-binding protein, which produces MSIADKIRELEEEIARTQYNKATEHHIGLLKARIARLRRELAKRSKSKGEGFEVKKGGDSTVVMVGFPSVGKSSLLRALTGKETEIGEFAFTTLNCVPGMMVYKGAHIQILDLPGILKGASQGIGRGREVLSVARHADLIMIVLDVYNPHREVIVRELFNIGIRLDRSPPDVTITKKHRGGLSIKSTVELTKIDEKTVRDVVFEYGIHNGEIVIRQDIDVDELIDALTGNRVYVPSLTVVNKVDLVTEDYLKNLNFDFIPVSAETGLNIGLLKEEIYSRLSLIRVFTKRRGEEPDFENPMILRDGSTVRDACLRLHKDMVREFRYAQVWGPSARHPGQRVGLDHVLKDGDIVMIITKTGNI
- a CDS encoding metal-dependent hydrolase; amino-acid sequence: MDGMGSMKYKDVKIELFGHASVMLEWNGLTVYIDPYVLPENPKKADIVLFTHDHYDHCVDPEKLLKEDTETISVACRFAKRRVNIGDEIEVKGVKIKAVPAYNIDKPFHPKGKGAGYIITMDDVSVYHAGDTDAIPEMKDYRCDVALVPIGGKYTMDVEEAVKAISMIKPKIAVPMHYNTFEGIEASPSTFKEKVESLGVTCMVLY